From a single Ciconia boyciana chromosome 6, ASM3463844v1, whole genome shotgun sequence genomic region:
- the ISCA2 gene encoding iron-sulfur cluster assembly 2 homolog, mitochondrial isoform X2 — MAALGSLRRWWRLALGGWTSWCPAPLCPGRALPRSPPGPACAVGPPLRWAASFSQPGPTASNPSEGQVFLSESCVKRLLEITEGSEFLRLQVEGGGCSGFQYKFSLDTVINPDDRVFEQGGARVVVDVDSLAFVKGSMVDFSQELIRSSFQVVSNPQAEKGCSCGTSFSVKF; from the exons ATGGCGGCCCTGGGGTCGCTGAGGCGCTGGTGGAGGTTGGCGCTGGGAGGCTGGACGAG CTGGTGTCCCGCGCCGCTGTGCCCAGGACGAGCGCTGCCGAGGTCCCCCCCGGGTCCTGCCTGTGCAGTTGGCCCCCCGCTGCGGTGGGCAGCGTCCTTCTCCCAGCCGGGCCCGACGGCGAGCAACCCCAGCGAGGGACAGGTCTTCCTCAGCGAGAGCTGCGTGAAG aggctgctggagatCACAGAAGGCTCAGAGTTtctcaggctgcaggtggaAGGAGGTGGCTGCTCTGGATTCCAGTACAAGTTTTCCTTGGACACAGTTATCAATCCTGATGACAG ggTGTTTGAACAAGGTGGTGCCCGTGTGGTCGTGGATGTGGACAGCCTGGCCTTCGTGAAAGGTTCCATGGTGGACTTCAGCCAGGAGCTGATTCGCAGCTCCTTCCAGGTGGTGAGCAACCCGCAGGCAGAGAAGGGTTGCTCATGTGGGACTTCCTTCTCTGTCAAATTCTGA
- the NPC2 gene encoding NPC intracellular cholesterol transporter 2 has translation MVPSPLALLLALGAAAAALAEPLRFVDCGSKDGSIQEVNVSPCPTQPCQLHKGTSYSINVTFTSKIESQGSKARVYGEMLHVDIPFPIPEPDGCKSGIQCPIQKGLSYSYLNKLPVKSEYPSIKLIVKWELVDDQDQMLFCWKIPVQITS, from the exons atggtGCCGTCCCCGCTcgctctgctcctggctctgggcgccgccgccgccgccctggcCGAGCCCCTCCGCTTCGTCGACTGCG GTTCCAAAGACGGCAGCATCCAAGAGGTGAACGTGAGCCCCTGCCCCacgcagccctgccagctccacAAGGGGACATCCTACAGCATCAACGTCACCTTCACCAGCA AGATTGAGAGTCAGGGCAGCAAAGCGAGGGTGTATGGCGAGATGCTGCACGTGGACATACCCTTTCCCATTCCTGAGCCTGACGGATGCAAGTCCGGGATCCAGTGCCCCATTCAGAAGGGCCTTTCCTACAGCTACCTGAACAAACTCCCTGTGAAGAGCGAGTACCCCAGT aTTAAACTGATTGTGAAGTGGGAGCTGGTGGATGACCAGGACCAGATGTTGTTCTGCTGGAAGATACCAGTTCAGATCACTAGCTGA
- the ISCA2 gene encoding iron-sulfur cluster assembly 2 homolog, mitochondrial isoform X1 codes for MRKKEIKTLLTAGASVSDWPDCCHMSDEQEEVKPRRETCPSWCPAPLCPGRALPRSPPGPACAVGPPLRWAASFSQPGPTASNPSEGQVFLSESCVKRLLEITEGSEFLRLQVEGGGCSGFQYKFSLDTVINPDDRVFEQGGARVVVDVDSLAFVKGSMVDFSQELIRSSFQVVSNPQAEKGCSCGTSFSVKF; via the exons atgaggaagaaagagatAAAGACTCTTTTAACTGCGGGCGCATCTGTGAGCGACTGGCCAGACTGCTGTCACATGTCAGatgagcaggaggaggtgaaaCCACGGAGGGAAACGTGCCCCAG CTGGTGTCCCGCGCCGCTGTGCCCAGGACGAGCGCTGCCGAGGTCCCCCCCGGGTCCTGCCTGTGCAGTTGGCCCCCCGCTGCGGTGGGCAGCGTCCTTCTCCCAGCCGGGCCCGACGGCGAGCAACCCCAGCGAGGGACAGGTCTTCCTCAGCGAGAGCTGCGTGAAG aggctgctggagatCACAGAAGGCTCAGAGTTtctcaggctgcaggtggaAGGAGGTGGCTGCTCTGGATTCCAGTACAAGTTTTCCTTGGACACAGTTATCAATCCTGATGACAG ggTGTTTGAACAAGGTGGTGCCCGTGTGGTCGTGGATGTGGACAGCCTGGCCTTCGTGAAAGGTTCCATGGTGGACTTCAGCCAGGAGCTGATTCGCAGCTCCTTCCAGGTGGTGAGCAACCCGCAGGCAGAGAAGGGTTGCTCATGTGGGACTTCCTTCTCTGTCAAATTCTGA